A window of the Kosakonia sp. BYX6 genome harbors these coding sequences:
- the acrR gene encoding multidrug efflux transporter transcriptional repressor AcrR, giving the protein MARKTKQQALETRQHILDVAMRLFSQQGVSSTSLAEIAQAAGVTRGAIYWHFKNKSDLFSEIWELSESSIGDLEIEYRAKFPGDPLSVLREILVYILEATVVEERRRLMMEIIFHKCEFVGEMAVVQEAQRDLCLESYDRIEATLNECIQAKSLPANLLTRRVAVLMRAYVSGIMENWLFAPQSFDLKKEARDYVAILLEMCQFCPTLRNGEPSLSA; this is encoded by the coding sequence ATGGCACGAAAAACCAAACAACAGGCGCTTGAGACACGACAGCATATTCTTGATGTCGCCATGCGGTTGTTTTCCCAACAGGGCGTTTCTTCTACTTCGCTGGCTGAAATTGCGCAGGCGGCAGGCGTGACTCGCGGCGCGATTTACTGGCATTTCAAAAATAAGTCAGATTTGTTTAGTGAAATTTGGGAACTGTCAGAGTCCAGTATTGGCGATTTAGAGATTGAGTATCGGGCAAAATTCCCTGGCGATCCACTCTCAGTGTTAAGAGAAATATTGGTTTATATCCTTGAAGCAACGGTTGTTGAAGAGCGCCGTCGCTTGATGATGGAAATCATTTTCCACAAATGCGAGTTTGTCGGCGAAATGGCGGTGGTGCAAGAAGCGCAGCGGGATTTATGCCTCGAAAGCTATGATCGCATTGAAGCGACGTTGAACGAATGCATTCAGGCAAAATCGCTGCCCGCTAATTTACTCACGCGCCGCGTCGCGGTGTTAATGCGCGCGTATGTTTCCGGGATTATGGAAAACTGGCTGTTCGCGCCACAATCTTTTGATCTTAAAAAAGAAGCCCGTGACTATGTGGCGATCCTGTTGGAAATGTGCCAGTTTTGCCC
- the acrA gene encoding multidrug efflux RND transporter periplasmic adaptor subunit AcrA, giving the protein MNKNRGLTPLAVVLMLSGSLALTGCDEKPAQQGAGQAPEVGVVTVKAEPLQITTELPGRTSAFRIAEVRPQVSGIILKRNFTEGSDVEAGVSLYQIDPATYQAAYDSAKGDLAKAQAAANIAQMTVNRYKKLLGTKYISQQDYDTAQADAQQANASLVAAKAAVETARINLAYTKVTSPISGRSGTSTVTEGALVQSGQTTALTTVQQLDPIYVDVTQSSNDFLRLKQELANGTLKQENGKAKVELVTNDGVQYPQAGTLEVSGVTVDQTTGSITLRAVFPNPDHFLLPGMFVRAKLEEGVNPNALLVPQQGVTRTPRGDATVMVVGEGDKVEVRNITAGQAIGDKWLVTDGLKSGDRVIIEGLQKVKPGAQVKAQEVTSDNKQQAQAGGQSEKPKS; this is encoded by the coding sequence ATGAACAAAAACAGAGGGTTAACGCCTCTGGCGGTCGTTCTGATGCTTTCGGGCAGCTTAGCGCTTACAGGATGTGATGAAAAACCTGCGCAGCAGGGAGCAGGCCAGGCGCCTGAAGTAGGTGTCGTAACGGTCAAAGCGGAACCTCTGCAAATCACTACCGAACTCCCGGGCCGTACCAGCGCGTTTCGCATTGCCGAAGTTCGTCCGCAGGTCAGCGGCATTATTTTAAAACGCAACTTCACCGAAGGCAGTGACGTCGAAGCTGGTGTCTCGCTCTATCAGATTGATCCGGCAACTTATCAAGCCGCTTACGACAGCGCGAAAGGTGATTTGGCCAAAGCGCAAGCCGCGGCGAATATCGCCCAAATGACCGTCAATCGTTATAAAAAACTGTTAGGCACTAAATACATCAGCCAACAGGATTACGACACGGCGCAGGCAGACGCTCAACAGGCGAACGCCTCGCTTGTCGCAGCAAAAGCCGCGGTCGAAACCGCGCGTATCAATCTTGCATACACTAAAGTTACTTCTCCTATCAGCGGTCGTAGCGGTACCTCAACCGTAACGGAAGGCGCACTGGTGCAGAGTGGGCAAACGACTGCGCTGACCACCGTGCAGCAGCTTGACCCGATCTACGTTGACGTCACCCAGTCCAGCAACGATTTCCTGCGTTTGAAACAAGAACTGGCGAACGGAACCCTGAAACAGGAAAACGGCAAAGCGAAAGTGGAGCTGGTCACCAATGACGGCGTTCAGTATCCGCAAGCGGGCACCCTTGAAGTTTCCGGCGTGACGGTTGACCAGACTACCGGTTCTATCACGCTGCGCGCGGTGTTCCCGAACCCGGATCACTTCTTACTGCCGGGCATGTTTGTTCGCGCCAAGCTGGAAGAAGGGGTTAACCCGAACGCACTGCTGGTTCCACAGCAAGGTGTGACCCGCACGCCGCGCGGCGACGCGACGGTGATGGTCGTGGGCGAAGGCGACAAAGTTGAAGTCCGTAATATTACCGCGGGCCAGGCCATTGGCGATAAATGGCTGGTTACCGACGGTCTGAAAAGCGGCGATCGCGTAATCATTGAAGGGTTACAAAAAGTCAAACCTGGCGCGCAGGTGAAAGCCCAGGAAGTGACATCTGACAATAAACAGCAAGCTCAGGCCGGCGGTCAGTCAGAGAAACCGAAGTCTTAA